Proteins from one Gemmatimonadota bacterium genomic window:
- a CDS encoding Gfo/Idh/MocA family oxidoreductase, whose translation MGNAGIGRMREGCHPALGINMIKCVIIGVGGGRARGLAEAYGHVTRGRLAAVSTRRRDRLDAFAAEFGVPARYTDYREMFEREKPDLVHVNTPPSVRLEIFESAESAGVPAVLVEKPLAIQGEDFLTIQAFARSARVKIAVNHQLHFHPHRGRLQRQVHDGAIGNLRFIEASAGMNPAYQGTHAMQAISAFNPGAAPIAVFGQASGADGLAETPRHHYAPDECTGIIDFDNGVSALLRCGAVAPRVIPGGSTNVHKRIAVYGDRGFAHWTMHGWESRIDDVYERGEHVYAEEDILGQAAMTEAMIDWLEDDAAVHPLNIDSALSDFSVILGIYESALNRAVVSLPFTPSPDLVGKLRATLG comes from the coding sequence ATGGGAAACGCAGGTATCGGGCGCATGCGCGAAGGTTGTCATCCAGCCCTGGGCATCAACATGATCAAATGCGTTATCATCGGCGTCGGCGGCGGGCGGGCCCGTGGGCTGGCCGAAGCCTACGGACACGTAACCCGGGGCCGGCTGGCCGCCGTTTCGACCCGCCGGCGGGACAGGCTTGACGCCTTCGCAGCCGAATTCGGCGTGCCCGCAAGGTACACGGACTACCGCGAGATGTTCGAACGGGAGAAACCCGACCTGGTCCACGTGAATACGCCGCCCTCGGTACGCCTGGAGATCTTCGAATCGGCGGAGTCGGCGGGTGTCCCGGCCGTGCTGGTCGAAAAGCCCCTGGCCATACAGGGAGAGGACTTCCTGACTATACAGGCATTTGCGCGGTCGGCCCGGGTCAAGATCGCCGTCAACCACCAGTTGCACTTCCACCCGCATCGCGGCCGGTTGCAACGGCAGGTGCACGATGGCGCGATCGGGAACCTGCGCTTTATCGAGGCCAGTGCGGGCATGAACCCGGCCTACCAGGGGACGCACGCGATGCAGGCCATCAGCGCTTTCAATCCCGGTGCGGCGCCGATCGCCGTCTTCGGGCAGGCCTCGGGCGCGGACGGGCTTGCCGAAACCCCCAGGCACCACTACGCGCCGGACGAATGCACCGGGATCATCGACTTCGACAACGGCGTGAGCGCTTTGCTGCGCTGCGGCGCCGTCGCCCCCCGCGTCATCCCGGGCGGTTCCACTAACGTCCACAAGCGGATCGCCGTGTACGGGGACCGGGGCTTCGCGCACTGGACCATGCACGGCTGGGAGTCCAGGATCGACGACGTCTACGAGCGCGGGGAACACGTCTATGCCGAGGAAGACATCCTGGGCCAGGCGGCCATGACCGAGGCCATGATCGACTGGCTCGAAGACGACGCGGCCGTTCACCCGCTGAACATCGACTCGGCGCTGAGCGACTTCAGCGTGATACTGGGGATATACGAAAGCGCGCTGAACCGGGCGGTCGTTTCGCTGCCCTTTACGCCGTCGCCGGACCTGGTGGGAAAACTGCGCGCCACGTTGGGCTAG
- a CDS encoding zinc-binding dehydrogenase, with product MKRAVILGRNQGGVVEADVPKPRENWALIKIHAAPLCNEYKGFAAGRKEDYLGHEASGEVVEVAQPCRVEEGDRVVVMPGYPCGGCALCRSGDYIHCENNVDFVAFTGSAEGRATVAQYMLKPDWLLTPIPDDMTYEHGAMACCGLGPTYGAFDRLRVRGGDTVLITGMGPVGLGGVIGASHLGAEVIAVESHPYRKAKAMELGAAHVIDPGDEDALERIRELTGGIGVDRAVDCSGSPAAHRLCIDALRRRGSLAFVGESGADTRLVVSPDMLRKGIDLKGSWHYNMKGALDIMGVIAKNREKLDRFITHLYPIDEIQRAWETQVSGACAKVVIQPWAST from the coding sequence ATGAAGCGGGCAGTGATACTCGGTCGAAACCAGGGCGGCGTCGTGGAGGCCGACGTTCCGAAGCCACGGGAAAACTGGGCACTGATCAAGATCCACGCGGCTCCGCTCTGCAACGAATACAAGGGATTCGCGGCAGGCCGCAAGGAAGACTACCTGGGCCACGAAGCGTCCGGCGAAGTGGTCGAGGTTGCGCAGCCCTGCCGGGTCGAGGAAGGAGACCGGGTAGTTGTCATGCCCGGGTATCCCTGCGGCGGTTGCGCCTTGTGCCGGTCCGGGGACTACATCCACTGCGAAAACAACGTGGACTTCGTGGCATTCACCGGATCAGCCGAAGGCAGGGCGACCGTCGCGCAGTACATGCTCAAACCGGACTGGCTGTTGACGCCGATTCCCGATGACATGACCTATGAGCACGGGGCCATGGCCTGCTGCGGACTGGGGCCGACCTACGGCGCCTTCGACCGACTTCGGGTCCGGGGCGGCGACACCGTGCTGATTACCGGCATGGGCCCGGTGGGCCTCGGCGGGGTGATCGGCGCGTCTCATCTCGGCGCCGAAGTCATCGCCGTGGAGTCCCATCCCTACCGAAAGGCGAAGGCCATGGAACTGGGCGCGGCTCACGTCATCGATCCGGGGGATGAGGACGCGCTGGAACGGATACGCGAGCTGACCGGCGGGATCGGCGTGGACCGGGCCGTGGACTGCTCGGGGTCGCCGGCGGCCCACAGGCTCTGTATCGACGCGCTCCGCCGGAGAGGTAGCCTCGCCTTCGTCGGCGAGAGTGGGGCGGACACGCGGCTGGTCGTGAGTCCCGACATGTTGCGCAAGGGCATCGATCTGAAGGGATCCTGGCATTACAACATGAAGGGCGCCCTCGACATCATGGGCGTCATCGCTAAAAACCGGGAGAAACTTGACCGCTTCATCACCCACCTCTATCCCATAGATGAAATCCAGCGCGCATGGGAAACGCAGGTATCGGGCGCATGCGCGAAGGTTGTCATCCAGCCCTGGGCATCAACATGA
- a CDS encoding transglutaminase domain-containing protein, whose product MSRLYHNESGRVIPSLCEELTRFRRVRVILNLPATGSNATLYLLARPHRVGDNPLHWSVNGIGQETIRTGEDLHYRWYERTVKSGDLRDGDNTVELWADDAAMTGWSLALEAGGAPSNSTLTDNGGATWRSHRMGYLNAISGNYCVRVRLEEGRDDPPPDMVWESAGHPRAQSMRDRIPRRIANGSDLLTRVRALSAWISTSWEHSGSRRGTAYAPWDAETILAWGESRQGHNGESSITMCVHYAVAFASACQALGIPARCSALMGTPNSYEGHFVAEVWFDDYRKWVMVDPNIDAIMFRGGEPLSIPEIQELDGGLASYVEWGSGSKFQRTFSHMRSFIRNSLLRGVCFRHRSIWPRIDFFSHPELTPPGHGSVSYCETDLVWSEPDRESGFGMFKYFAPAAYFTAPPDGAAYA is encoded by the coding sequence ATGAGCAGACTCTACCACAACGAATCCGGTCGTGTCATCCCTTCCCTGTGCGAGGAACTCACGCGGTTCCGGCGCGTCCGCGTCATCCTTAATCTCCCGGCCACCGGATCCAACGCAACCCTGTACCTGCTCGCCCGGCCCCACCGGGTCGGCGACAACCCACTGCACTGGTCCGTCAACGGGATCGGCCAGGAAACGATCCGGACCGGGGAGGATCTCCACTACAGATGGTACGAACGTACCGTTAAGTCAGGCGACTTGCGCGACGGGGACAACACGGTGGAGCTGTGGGCCGATGACGCCGCGATGACGGGATGGTCGCTCGCGCTGGAGGCGGGCGGCGCCCCGTCGAACAGCACACTGACCGACAACGGCGGCGCAACCTGGCGTTCGCACCGTATGGGCTACCTGAATGCAATTAGTGGAAACTACTGCGTGCGCGTTCGGCTGGAGGAAGGCCGGGACGACCCGCCGCCGGACATGGTCTGGGAATCCGCAGGCCACCCCAGGGCACAGTCGATGCGTGACCGGATTCCCCGCCGTATCGCGAACGGCAGCGATCTACTGACCCGGGTGCGGGCGCTTTCCGCGTGGATTTCGACAAGCTGGGAGCATTCTGGATCCCGCCGCGGGACGGCATACGCGCCGTGGGACGCGGAGACCATACTCGCATGGGGCGAAAGCCGGCAAGGCCACAACGGCGAAAGTTCCATCACCATGTGCGTCCACTATGCGGTGGCCTTCGCCAGTGCCTGTCAGGCGCTGGGCATCCCTGCGCGCTGCTCGGCGCTGATGGGAACGCCGAATAGCTATGAAGGCCATTTCGTGGCCGAAGTCTGGTTCGACGATTACCGGAAATGGGTGATGGTGGACCCGAACATCGACGCGATAATGTTTCGCGGCGGAGAACCCCTCTCCATCCCGGAGATCCAGGAGCTGGACGGCGGACTGGCCTCTTATGTTGAATGGGGCAGCGGATCGAAATTCCAGCGGACGTTCTCCCACATGCGGAGTTTCATCCGAAACAGCCTGCTCCGGGGTGTATGCTTCCGCCACCGAAGCATCTGGCCTCGGATCGATTTTTTCTCCCATCCCGAACTGACGCCGCCGGGACATGGTTCCGTGTCCTACTGCGAGACCGACCTGGTCTGGTCGGAACCGGACCGGGAGTCGGGTTTCGGCATGTTCAAGTACTTCGCGCCGGCCGCTTACTTTACGGCGCCACCCGACGGAGCGGCCTATGCCTGA
- a CDS encoding NAD-dependent epimerase/dehydratase family protein produces the protein MPDLITSEEMLIDRMTAPSTAVVEAVSELEGDVVILGAGGKMGPTLTELLVRAGAKRVIGVSRFSDARVGAYLEQAGVEIVRADLLDEKDLARLPDAPNVLFLAGFKFGATGNSPMTWAMNAWLPGRIMRRYAGSRVIYVSSGNVYAYTPVAEGGADEDGEIGPVGEYAQSRLGGERIAEHLCLEQGTPLLIVRLFYATELRYGIIHDLGRKIHDGVPIDLDMGHVNQIWQGDANRYLARLFPLCSSPATILNLTGPDVLSVRSMSGMLGRRLAMEPDFTGRESDTALLGNARRLFDRLGEPEVPPERIADWVAHWIRIGGRSLDKPTGYESRTGRF, from the coding sequence ATGCCTGATCTGATCACGAGCGAGGAGATGCTGATCGACCGGATGACGGCCCCGTCGACGGCCGTCGTCGAAGCCGTATCGGAACTGGAAGGCGACGTGGTGATCCTGGGCGCCGGCGGGAAGATGGGGCCGACCCTGACGGAACTCCTCGTGCGGGCCGGCGCGAAGCGCGTGATCGGTGTCTCACGGTTCAGCGACGCACGGGTAGGTGCTTATCTCGAACAAGCCGGCGTCGAAATCGTTCGGGCGGACCTGCTCGACGAAAAGGACCTGGCCCGCCTGCCGGATGCGCCGAATGTCCTCTTTCTCGCGGGGTTCAAGTTCGGCGCCACGGGCAACTCGCCGATGACCTGGGCGATGAACGCCTGGCTGCCGGGCCGGATCATGCGCAGGTACGCCGGATCCCGCGTCATCTACGTGAGTTCGGGCAACGTGTATGCCTATACCCCGGTTGCGGAGGGCGGCGCGGACGAGGACGGCGAAATCGGACCGGTGGGTGAATATGCCCAGTCTCGTCTGGGCGGGGAACGCATCGCGGAACACCTGTGCCTGGAACAGGGAACGCCCCTGCTGATCGTCCGGCTATTCTACGCCACGGAACTGCGGTACGGCATCATCCACGACCTCGGCAGAAAGATCCACGACGGCGTGCCGATCGACCTGGACATGGGCCATGTGAACCAGATCTGGCAGGGAGACGCCAACCGTTACCTGGCGCGGCTGTTCCCCCTGTGCAGCAGTCCCGCCACGATCCTGAACCTGACGGGGCCGGACGTCCTCTCCGTCCGGTCGATGTCCGGAATGCTCGGCCGCCGGTTGGCAATGGAGCCGGATTTTACCGGCCGTGAAAGCGATACGGCGCTGCTTGGCAACGCCCGCAGGTTGTTTGACCGGCTGGGTGAGCCGGAGGTCCCGCCGGAAAGGATCGCGGACTGGGTCGCCCACTGGATCCGCATCGGTGGCCGCAGCCTGGACAAACCGACCGGGTACGAGTCGCGTACCGGACGTTTCTGA
- a CDS encoding dihydrodipicolinate synthase family protein, which yields MQDAMPPPVRSAMGRGVVIPAHPLAVTADRRLDERRQRALTRYYIAAGAGGLAVGVHTTQFEIRDPAHGLYEPVLGLAAEVMNREAAADFIRIAGICGRTDQATGEADAAQSIGYHAGLLSLTAMSGASEDELIAHCRAVADVIPVMGFYLQPAVGGLVLPYRFWRRFVELEGVVAIKIAAFNRYHTLDVLRALAESGRQEEITLYTGNDDNIVMDLLTEHVFRCGDGSRSVRFKGGLLGHWAVWTRGAVALLRECQDASSSGEPVPQHLLTRSIEVTDCNAAFFDPAHGFAGCIPGIHEVLRRQGLIEGTWCLNPDETLSPGQYEEINRVYSAYPHLNDDHFVAEHRDDWLR from the coding sequence ATGCAGGACGCAATGCCCCCGCCAGTCCGATCGGCCATGGGGCGAGGTGTGGTCATCCCGGCCCATCCGCTGGCCGTAACGGCGGACCGGCGACTGGATGAACGGCGCCAGCGTGCCCTTACGCGTTACTACATCGCGGCCGGGGCCGGTGGACTCGCCGTAGGCGTCCACACGACCCAGTTCGAGATCCGGGACCCCGCCCACGGTCTCTACGAACCGGTACTCGGCCTGGCCGCGGAAGTCATGAACCGGGAGGCGGCGGCGGACTTCATCCGGATCGCGGGTATTTGCGGACGGACGGACCAGGCGACCGGCGAGGCGGATGCGGCGCAGTCGATCGGATACCATGCCGGCCTGCTCAGCCTGACCGCCATGAGCGGCGCCTCGGAGGACGAACTCATCGCGCACTGCCGCGCCGTGGCCGACGTCATTCCCGTCATGGGATTCTACCTGCAGCCCGCGGTCGGCGGCCTCGTGCTTCCCTACCGTTTCTGGCGGCGGTTCGTCGAACTGGAAGGGGTGGTGGCCATCAAGATCGCGGCGTTCAACAGGTACCACACGCTCGACGTGCTGCGGGCCCTGGCGGAGTCCGGACGGCAGGAGGAAATCACGCTTTACACCGGAAACGACGACAACATCGTGATGGACCTCCTTACCGAACACGTTTTCCGGTGCGGAGACGGAAGCCGGTCCGTGCGATTCAAAGGCGGGCTGCTGGGACACTGGGCCGTCTGGACCCGGGGCGCGGTCGCGTTGCTGCGGGAATGCCAGGACGCCTCGTCGTCCGGCGAGCCCGTACCCCAACACCTGCTGACCCGATCGATCGAGGTCACGGACTGCAACGCGGCTTTCTTCGATCCGGCCCACGGTTTTGCCGGGTGCATCCCCGGGATTCACGAGGTACTGCGCAGGCAGGGCCTGATCGAGGGCACCTGGTGCCTCAATCCCGATGAGACGCTGTCGCCCGGCCAGTACGAAGAAATCAACCGGGTATACTCGGCCTATCCCCATCTCAACGACGACCACTTCGTCGCCGAACACCGGGACGACTGGCTCCGGTAA
- a CDS encoding mandelate racemase/muconate lactonizing protein, giving the protein MKITRIEAIPIEVPLKQGMTTKTAHGEHIVSPYVILRVHTDEGLTGLGEATVAPRWSGETSASCAAAVRDLVDPALKGEDPADVNRLCGLMDEVIKLNPFTKAAVEMALWDLAGKRAGVPLYQLLGGKVRQEIPMKMVVGAFDVPTSVALAEKFLQWGVQCLKVKVGLDPGEDLERVRAIRALAGPGIRMSIDANCGWPPAVARRMLRLLEPLDILFAEQPSAPQFDDEAALIRTGTTIPIMADESVFTVHDAMQTVLRRSADIISVYPGKNGGIGQTLAISHVARAAGLRCHMGSNLELGIGTAAMLHVAASVEAIDSDTYPGDLLGPLYHEGDMIETPLELGPVTAKVTDGPGLGVTLDEAQVARWKDA; this is encoded by the coding sequence ATGAAGATCACCCGCATCGAAGCCATCCCCATCGAGGTGCCCCTCAAGCAGGGCATGACCACGAAGACCGCCCATGGCGAACACATCGTCTCCCCCTATGTCATCCTCCGGGTCCATACGGACGAGGGGTTGACCGGGCTGGGAGAGGCCACGGTCGCGCCGCGCTGGAGCGGGGAAACGTCCGCCTCGTGCGCCGCCGCGGTCCGGGACCTGGTGGACCCCGCGCTCAAGGGCGAGGACCCGGCGGACGTGAACCGGCTTTGTGGGCTCATGGACGAGGTCATCAAGCTGAACCCCTTTACGAAGGCGGCCGTGGAGATGGCTTTGTGGGACCTGGCGGGGAAGCGCGCGGGTGTGCCGCTCTACCAGTTGCTGGGCGGCAAGGTCCGGCAGGAGATCCCCATGAAGATGGTGGTCGGCGCCTTCGACGTGCCGACTTCCGTCGCCCTGGCGGAGAAGTTCCTTCAGTGGGGCGTGCAATGTCTCAAGGTCAAGGTCGGACTGGACCCCGGGGAGGACCTCGAGCGCGTCCGCGCAATCCGCGCCCTGGCCGGTCCCGGCATCCGGATGAGCATCGATGCGAACTGTGGGTGGCCGCCGGCGGTGGCCCGCCGCATGCTTCGTCTCCTGGAGCCGTTGGACATCCTGTTCGCCGAGCAACCCTCGGCGCCGCAGTTCGACGATGAAGCGGCCCTGATTCGCACCGGCACGACCATCCCCATCATGGCCGACGAGAGCGTATTCACGGTACACGACGCCATGCAGACGGTACTGCGGCGGTCCGCGGACATCATCAGCGTCTATCCTGGAAAGAACGGAGGCATCGGCCAGACGCTGGCCATCTCGCACGTGGCCCGGGCGGCGGGACTGCGCTGTCACATGGGCAGCAATCTCGAACTGGGGATCGGCACGGCGGCCATGCTCCACGTGGCGGCCAGTGTGGAAGCCATCGACAGCGATACCTATCCCGGTGACCTGCTCGGACCGCTGTACCACGAAGGCGATATGATCGAGACGCCGCTGGAACTCGGGCCGGTCACCGCGAAGGTAACCGACGGACCCGGTCTCGGCGTCACCCTGGATGAAGCACAGGTCGCGCGTTGGAAGGACGCGTAG
- a CDS encoding Gfo/Idh/MocA family oxidoreductase — protein sequence MADGRTYRACVVGLSGIGAGSPPVDGDHGMGHEMPNRHVPAYALLPNTEVVGVCDLKEDLLQDTLRDWSGTFPGLRGFTDYREMLEACRPDILSVVTSDHRHADIVVDGVAAGVRGIYCEKPIATSLADADRMIAAVESRNVPMNINHTRRWSPVYREVKQLLEDGAIGALQRIVLNFGGPRAILFRNGTHMIDMTCFLAGSEPAWVFAELDEGYEDYWPYGGDGGRNADLEPGCSGFIHFKNGVRAFYNGSKGRECRGGYQLDGTDGWMFVHEDYYELDTGNGVQIVTPKGPTHYYSAAAIRDLVHVMENGGETVSPPRAARSTLEIILGFLASQKHGNVRIDFPLDENTV from the coding sequence ATGGCTGACGGAAGGACCTACAGGGCCTGCGTGGTGGGCTTGAGCGGTATTGGGGCGGGAAGCCCCCCGGTCGACGGCGACCACGGAATGGGCCATGAGATGCCCAACCGCCATGTACCGGCCTATGCCCTCCTGCCGAATACAGAGGTGGTCGGTGTCTGCGACCTGAAGGAAGACCTCCTGCAGGACACACTAAGGGATTGGTCGGGTACTTTCCCGGGCCTGCGGGGATTCACGGACTACCGGGAGATGCTGGAAGCGTGCAGGCCCGACATCCTGAGCGTGGTGACCTCAGACCACCGTCACGCGGATATCGTCGTGGACGGCGTTGCGGCGGGCGTCCGTGGTATTTACTGCGAAAAACCGATCGCGACATCCCTCGCCGATGCCGACCGCATGATCGCCGCGGTGGAAAGCCGGAACGTGCCCATGAACATCAACCACACCCGTCGCTGGAGTCCGGTATACCGGGAGGTCAAGCAACTGCTCGAAGATGGTGCGATCGGCGCGTTGCAACGCATCGTCCTCAACTTCGGCGGCCCCCGGGCCATTCTCTTCCGTAACGGCACGCACATGATCGACATGACCTGCTTCCTCGCTGGATCGGAACCCGCGTGGGTATTCGCCGAACTCGACGAAGGCTACGAGGACTACTGGCCCTACGGGGGCGACGGAGGCCGGAACGCGGACCTGGAACCGGGCTGCTCCGGTTTCATCCATTTCAAGAATGGCGTGCGGGCTTTCTACAACGGTTCCAAGGGCAGGGAATGCCGGGGAGGATACCAGCTCGACGGCACCGACGGATGGATGTTCGTCCACGAGGACTACTACGAACTCGATACGGGAAACGGCGTCCAGATCGTCACCCCCAAGGGGCCGACCCATTACTACTCCGCGGCGGCCATCCGGGATCTCGTCCACGTCATGGAAAACGGCGGCGAGACGGTTTCCCCGCCGCGTGCAGCCCGGAGTACACTGGAGATCATCCTGGGGTTTCTCGCGTCGCAGAAGCACGGCAACGTGCGCATCGACTTCCCGCTGGACGAAAACACCGTCTGA
- a CDS encoding hydantoinase/oxoprolinase family protein has protein sequence MNVRIAIDTGGTFTDLVLSDPDTGRLVFHKVPSTPSDPSRALVEGVSELVAQAGYARGDIRFLIHGTTVATNTILQRKGARTAFITTEGFRDVLHIQRQDRPHLYNMRIRRTPALVPRSLRYELPERTLHDGSEALPVDRDRLNELIESLSKEGIEAVGVGLLHSHIDPGHERAVGDALQHALPETTVCLSSDMSREEGEYERFSTCAMNAYVQPVMTNYLDRVNDALSDTAVEAPLYVMKSNGGVTSARDAADQCVHTILSGPAGGVVAGDEIGRRLDRSNVITADMGGTSFDVAMIHEGAIAFAKNAEIDGLALKAPMMDIHTIGAGGGSIAWIDSGGALRVGPQSAGAVPGPACYQTGGTEPTVTDANLVLGRLSTDSLLGGAITLDPAAARSVIEEKIASHLGCAVEDAAEGIIRVINASMTAAIRKLTVERGYDPRPFTLVPFGGAGPLHGVELARELGIRDVVIPLAPGVASAEGLVFSNLRTDRIQTHVELLDRIGAAEFEEMLDNLTAQAIKDLAISSESSDPVISRRVGLRYSGQGYDIPIDLPEGAVDLASLESAFHLEHERQYGYARRDQRVQLVNVWVSAELPISDDRRKPAERSVSDRAGPLASRPVYFSGDWVDTPVFRRTCLCPGQRIDGPAIIEQLDSTTLIGPGQNACVDEWEQITIFGLDSA, from the coding sequence ATGAACGTTCGCATCGCCATAGACACGGGCGGCACGTTTACCGATCTCGTTCTGTCCGACCCCGACACGGGCCGCCTGGTCTTCCACAAGGTGCCGAGTACGCCGTCCGATCCGAGCCGGGCGCTGGTGGAAGGCGTCAGCGAACTCGTCGCTCAGGCCGGATACGCACGTGGGGATATTCGGTTCCTGATCCACGGCACTACGGTGGCCACCAACACCATCCTGCAGCGAAAGGGCGCCCGTACCGCCTTCATTACGACCGAAGGGTTCCGGGACGTACTCCACATTCAGCGGCAGGACCGGCCCCATCTGTACAACATGCGCATCCGCCGGACGCCGGCTCTCGTACCACGCTCTCTGCGGTATGAGCTTCCGGAACGAACGTTGCACGACGGATCGGAAGCCCTGCCCGTCGACCGGGATCGGCTGAACGAACTGATCGAATCGCTCAGTAAGGAAGGCATCGAGGCGGTCGGCGTGGGGTTGCTGCACAGCCACATCGATCCCGGCCACGAGCGGGCAGTCGGCGATGCGCTGCAACATGCACTGCCGGAGACCACGGTCTGTCTTTCTTCCGATATGAGCCGTGAAGAGGGCGAATACGAACGGTTCAGCACCTGCGCCATGAACGCTTACGTGCAGCCGGTCATGACGAACTACCTTGACCGGGTGAACGACGCCCTGTCGGACACCGCCGTCGAAGCGCCGCTCTACGTCATGAAATCCAACGGTGGAGTCACCTCGGCCCGGGACGCCGCGGATCAATGCGTGCATACGATCCTGTCCGGACCGGCCGGCGGCGTGGTGGCCGGCGACGAGATCGGCCGGCGGCTCGACCGGTCCAATGTGATAACGGCCGACATGGGCGGTACGAGTTTCGACGTGGCCATGATTCACGAAGGCGCCATCGCCTTCGCGAAGAACGCGGAAATCGACGGCCTGGCCCTGAAAGCACCCATGATGGACATCCACACGATCGGCGCGGGGGGCGGGAGCATAGCGTGGATCGATTCGGGTGGTGCCCTGCGGGTGGGCCCGCAGTCCGCGGGGGCCGTGCCCGGTCCCGCCTGCTACCAGACCGGCGGTACCGAACCCACCGTAACGGACGCGAACCTGGTCCTGGGCCGACTCTCGACGGACAGCCTTCTGGGCGGAGCCATCACCCTGGACCCGGCGGCCGCGCGGAGTGTGATAGAGGAGAAGATAGCCTCCCATTTGGGGTGTGCGGTCGAGGATGCCGCCGAAGGGATCATCCGGGTGATCAACGCCTCTATGACGGCGGCCATCCGCAAGCTCACCGTGGAACGCGGGTACGATCCGCGCCCTTTCACCCTGGTACCCTTCGGCGGTGCGGGACCGCTTCACGGCGTCGAGCTTGCCCGGGAACTGGGAATACGCGACGTGGTCATACCGCTCGCTCCAGGGGTCGCCTCCGCCGAGGGCCTGGTGTTTTCAAACCTGCGTACGGACCGGATCCAGACCCACGTGGAACTGCTGGATCGAATCGGCGCTGCGGAATTCGAAGAGATGCTGGACAACCTGACCGCGCAGGCGATTAAGGATCTGGCCATCTCTTCGGAGAGTAGCGATCCCGTCATCAGCCGGCGCGTCGGGCTGCGGTATTCAGGGCAGGGTTACGACATCCCCATCGACCTGCCCGAGGGCGCTGTCGACCTGGCCTCGCTCGAATCGGCCTTCCATCTCGAACACGAGCGGCAATACGGATACGCGCGGCGCGACCAGCGCGTTCAACTCGTCAACGTGTGGGTTTCCGCGGAGCTGCCCATTTCGGATGACCGGCGGAAGCCCGCGGAACGGAGCGTATCCGACCGGGCCGGTCCCCTCGCTTCTCGCCCGGTCTATTTCTCAGGAGACTGGGTGGACACGCCGGTCTTCCGCAGGACCTGCCTGTGCCCCGGGCAGCGGATCGACGGTCCTGCCATTATCGAGCAACTCGATTCCACGACGCTGATCGGACCCGGGCAAAACGCATGCGTCGACGAATGGGAACAGATCACCATATTCGGACTGGACTCGGCATGA